In the genome of Fervidobacterium nodosum Rt17-B1, the window GTAATAGCTTGCCTTATCCACCATGTTGCATAAGTTGAAAACTTGTACCCTTTGGACCAATCGAATTTTTCAACCGCTTTTATCAGCCCAAGGCTACCTTCTTGGATAAGGTCCAAGAAAGACAAACCCTTTCCAAGATATCTTTTCGCCATGCTTACAACAAGTCTAAGGTTTGATATTATTAGTTCTTCTTTGGCTCTTTGATCTCCCATCTGTGCACGTTGAGCAAGCCTTTTTTCTTCAGATGGTGTTAAAAGCCTTATTTTACCTATATCCCTGAGATACATTTTTATTAAATCTTTTGGTTCTGTGCTGTTGAATATTTCTGGGCTTTCTGAAAGATAAGCTTTAACTTCTTCCTCTATGTTCATAAGATCCGTTGTATCTCTAATTTCTATTTTGTTCTTTTCGAGGGTCTCGTATACCATATCCAAAAAGTTGCTATCAAGTGAGTCAGCATCACCTGGTGGAAATGTCCTATCGATATCATCGTATGTAATATACCCCTTCCTTTTGCCAAGTTCTACTAATTTTTCAAGTTTCTTTTGTAACTCTTCGTTCTCCTTAATAACAGTTTTAGACACAAAAACACCTCCTCTTTATTTTGAGGACTTATTAATCATGTTTTTTTGTTTTACTAATTCCATCCGAGCATTTAGTAGTATATTTCTTTCGTCGGTGCTTACCGATTTTTTTATTAGCTCATCTATTTCTGCAATTCTTTTTTCAATCTTTCTAATTTGAAGGTCTTTCTTTATATTTTCAAGAACTTTTTCATCCACCTCGATATCTATCTTCTCTAAGCATTCTTTAACAAAACTTCCCATATCTTTAGACAACTGTTCAAGAGAAACGTTCAAATCTTTTGCAATTAAGAAAAATTCTCTGGCTTTTCCTTCAAGAATATCTGGTGAAAAATCCAATGTTTTAAACAAATCAGGATAGTTGAAATAAATATATACAAGGTAATCTTCAGTCTTTGGAATTTTTACTTTTCTTTCCTCTATTTGTGCATTATAGATTGTACTTTTGCCACTATCAGCTGTTATAGTTGAAAATCTTGATTTAATAACTTCTTTTTCAGAGTTAAGCAAAGAGGCTATCCGTTTGTAAAAGTTATCAAGTGCCGTTGGATTGAATTCAAAAACATTTTTCCATTTTGCAAGGTTCCTTAAAAATGTGTTGACACCATTTGGATTTGATAAATCGTATTCACGTGATAACACGTTAACAACAAAAATTTCAGAGCTTTCAGAGTTATCTAACGCTTCAAGTAATCCATTGCTGCCGAATTTAAAATATACCTCATCTGCATCTTTTCCTTTTGAAAAATTGGCAACAACAACATTGAACTTTTCTGAAAGCAAAGTTTCTATGTTCCTCAGCGTCGCTTTTATACCAGCGCTGTCACTATCGAATGCAAGAATAACGTTATTTGTGTATTTCTTCAATTTGTAAATATGTGACTTCGTAAGCGCAGTTCCAAGTGTAGCGACTGCGTTTTTAATTCCAGCCCTATGAAATGCAAGGACATCGAAGTAACCTTCGCAAATTATAACGTAATCTATTTCTTTTATGTATTCTTTTGCACTATCAAGCATAAATAAAGTTGATGTTTTCTTAAACATCAAAGTATCCTGCGAATTTAAGTATTTAGGCACTCCATCGCCAACTACTCTTCCACCAAAAGCTATAACTCTTCCATAATCATCTTTTATAGGTATAATCACACGACCTGAGAAAGGATCGCTATGTCCGAAACCAAACTTTTCAAGCATTTCCTTTGAAATTTGCAATCTTTGGGCAACTTTCTGTGGTAGCTGCGAGTTTGAAGGTGAAAAACCAAATTCGTAAAGTGAAATTTCCCTCTCGTTAAATCCCCTTTTTTTTAGATAATCAACGATATTTGGCGACTTTCCAAGTACGGCAATATATTCTTGATGTAATTGTTTATAAAAAGAGTAGTAAAGACTCCTTGTCTCATCTTCTTCTGTGAAGTTTACTGTAATTCCAACACGTTCTCCTAGTTTCTTAATTGCTTCAGTATAAGATATATTTTCAATTTGCTGAACAAACTTTATAACATCTCCAGAAGCACCACAACCAAAGCAATGATATATATTTTTGGTGGGACTTACGTAAAAAGATGGAGAAGTTTCCAAATGAAAAGGACATAGGCCTCTGTAGTTAGAGCCTACTTTTTGAAGATTTACGTATTCAGATATGACTTCCACAATATCATTCTTCTCTTTAATTTTCTCAATAATGTCCTTTGGAATCATAATCAAATAAGCCAACCTTATTATGAAAAATCATGAGATTTATAGTTTTTACTTTGAAAGGATCCTTAAGCTGAACATATCAAGGAGTGTTTCAGAGACAGAAACTTACCATGTAGATTCAATTATATTTAATCATATAAGATTAAATAAGGGTAGCAGAGGAGAACTCTTTTCCATCTGCCACCCAGATTGGTTTTGAGAGCACAAATGAGGAATTGAAGTAGGAAAAATATTAACGTTTGGAGAATTGTGGAGCTCTTCTTGCTTTCTTAAGACCGTATTTTTTCCTTTCGACCATTCTTGGATCTCTTGTAAGGAAACCTTTATCTCTAAATGTTTTTCTAAGATCCGAGTTGTAACTTACAAGAGCCCTTGCAAGACCAAGCCTAACTGCTCCGGCTTGACCATTCTTTCCTCCACCCTGAACTCTAATCATTACATCAAGTGTACCTTCAAGTCCAGCAATTTTAAGTGGTTCAATAGCGTGCATTGTCCAAACTTTATTCTCAAAGTACTCATTGAAATCGTTGTATTCTCTATCGTTAATTACTATTTTTCCAGAACCTGGCTTGAGATAAACTCTTGCAGTTGAAGTCTTCCTTCTTCCTGTTCCCATGTAAATTTCTGCCATTTATTTCCCTCCCCTCACAATTAGAGAAGCTCAACTTTTTCTGGCTTTTGAGCAGCATGTGGATGATTTTCGCCAGCGTAAACTTTAAGTCTCTTAAATTGGTGTTTCCCAAGTACCGTTTTTGGAAGCATCCTCTTAACTGCAAGTTCGATAATTCTTTCTGGATATTTTTCCATTATTTGTCTTGCAGTTTGTGATTTTAATCCACCAGGATAACCTGAGTGGTGATAGTAAACTTTTTGATTAAGTTTTTTACCTGTGAGTAATACCTTTTCAGCGTTTATAACAACGACAAAATTACCGTTATCAACATGTGGTGCCCATGTTGGTTCATTTTTTCCTTGTAAAAGTAATGCTATTCTTGTAGCTAAACGTCCAAGTGGCTTGCCAGCTGCGTCCACAAGGTACCATTTTCTTTCTACTTTTGGAAACGAAGTCTTTTGTACAGGAAATGGCCTTGCCATTTTTATTTCCTCCCTTCACTTACTCACATTTTATTTTCTTAGGTTTTTAACTTTCAAATATCTTTTCAATGCGTTTCCTTATAAGTCCATTAATTAACGAGTCTATCGAAAATTTTATTGCATTAAATCCTGCTATCCATGGTAAAAATTTCAATGTTTCTTCAAATGATATTTTCCAATATTTCGGTACTACTATCATGTTCAAAAGAACCATCACACCACTAACAACTATAACACCAACTATATAGCCTATTATTTCAACAACTCTATTTTTACGCCATCTGTAAATTAAAACCGTTGGCAACAAATATGAAACCCCTGCTGCAAAGTTCATGGCTATACCAACTATATCTCCAGATTTCAATAAATAAAAGAGCAAGTTTTTGATTAAGAGAATTATTACTCCATCAACTGGACCAAAGATGAAACCTGCTAAAATCGCCAAAACATCACTCGGATCGTACTTTAGGAATCCAACTGCTGGAAATATTGGAAATTCCAAAAACATTAATCCTGTTGCGAGTGCCGACATTATTCCAATTGTAGCTATTTTGGTTGTTGTTTTTTTCATAACATTATCGCCCCTGATGTAAGGCAAAAATTAGTTTAAAATATTTTAATCTTCAACAACTGTAACATATTTTCTGTTGTTTTTTGTAACAAATTTTACTGTTCCATCTTTTAGTGCGAATAATGTGTAATCCCTACCCATTCCAACATTTTGACCTGGCCAGAATTTTGTTCCCCTTTGTCTTACAATTATGTTTCCTGCTATAACTTTCTGACCATCGAATTTTTTTACTCCCAAGTATTTTGGATTGCTATCTCTTCCGTTTCTTCCAGCACCACTTGCTTTCGCGAAAAGTTGTATGTTAATGCGCATCATCGTTCACCTCCAACTTAATATACTTTGGATACTGTTGTGATAAATCATCTAACGTTTCCCATAGTTCATTTATAAACCTCTGCGATAAGTAATCTTCTGAAATATTCAAAACTTTAAGATAGCCGTCTTCGACAATTACTTTTGCTCCTTCTTTTTCTAAAACCCTTGCAGTATGCTGCGCTATGGTACTTACAGCTGCACAAACAATATCTTTACCCTTCTTACTGTATTCTGCGTGACCACTTATTTCAAATGATAGAAACTTACCATTTTCTATAAAAAACTTACACTTTATCATACGAGTTATATAACACGCGTGAATTACTTAATTTCAATGTTCTCAATCTTTATAGTTGTGTACCACTGCCTATGTCCTTTTATAGTCTTGTGTCCTTTTCTTGGGATGAACTGACCAACGAGGATTTTTCTGGCTCTTGCGTGCTCAACAACAATTCCAGTGATAGTTACGTTCGTCAAGTATGGTTTACCAACAAGAACCTTACCGTCATCTGTCTTCACAAGAACCACCTTGTCAAGAACAACTTTGTCACCCTGCGCAACACCGTTCATCTTCTCCGTGTGTAGTAAATGTCCAACTTCCACCTTGTACTGTTTTCCACCGTTTTCTACGATAGCGTACACAAACCTTCACCTCCTGCGATTTTTACAGGTACTAAAACACGTAGGTTT includes:
- the rplU gene encoding 50S ribosomal protein L21 codes for the protein MYAIVENGGKQYKVEVGHLLHTEKMNGVAQGDKVVLDKVVLVKTDDGKVLVGKPYLTNVTITGIVVEHARARKILVGQFIPRKGHKTIKGHRQWYTTIKIENIEIK
- the rpmA gene encoding 50S ribosomal protein L27 yields the protein MRINIQLFAKASGAGRNGRDSNPKYLGVKKFDGQKVIAGNIIVRQRGTKFWPGQNVGMGRDYTLFALKDGTVKFVTKNNRKYVTVVED
- the rpoD gene encoding RNA polymerase sigma factor RpoD; this translates as MSKTVIKENEELQKKLEKLVELGKRKGYITYDDIDRTFPPGDADSLDSNFLDMVYETLEKNKIEIRDTTDLMNIEEEVKAYLSESPEIFNSTEPKDLIKMYLRDIGKIRLLTPSEEKRLAQRAQMGDQRAKEELIISNLRLVVSMAKRYLGKGLSFLDLIQEGSLGLIKAVEKFDWSKGYKFSTYATWWIRQAITRAIADQARTIRVPVHMVETINKIQKIKREYVQEHGEEPSIEYIAEQVGKPVDKIEEILQAAPETLSLETPVNEEDDSSMGDFIADESIGSPKKEAIRTLMREEIDKLLETLNDREKKVLKMRYGLYNGKPMTLEEVGQFFGVTRERIRQIEVKALRKLRHPSRSRYLRLLQKLTEED
- the rplM gene encoding 50S ribosomal protein L13, producing MARPFPVQKTSFPKVERKWYLVDAAGKPLGRLATRIALLLQGKNEPTWAPHVDNGNFVVVINAEKVLLTGKKLNQKVYYHHSGYPGGLKSQTARQIMEKYPERIIELAVKRMLPKTVLGKHQFKRLKVYAGENHPHAAQKPEKVELL
- a CDS encoding ribosomal-processing cysteine protease Prp, whose protein sequence is MIKCKFFIENGKFLSFEISGHAEYSKKGKDIVCAAVSTIAQHTARVLEKEGAKVIVEDGYLKVLNISEDYLSQRFINELWETLDDLSQQYPKYIKLEVNDDAH
- a CDS encoding ECF transporter S component, with protein sequence MKKTTTKIATIGIMSALATGLMFLEFPIFPAVGFLKYDPSDVLAILAGFIFGPVDGVIILLIKNLLFYLLKSGDIVGIAMNFAAGVSYLLPTVLIYRWRKNRVVEIIGYIVGVIVVSGVMVLLNMIVVPKYWKISFEETLKFLPWIAGFNAIKFSIDSLINGLIRKRIEKIFES
- the rpsI gene encoding 30S ribosomal protein S9 is translated as MAEIYMGTGRRKTSTARVYLKPGSGKIVINDREYNDFNEYFENKVWTMHAIEPLKIAGLEGTLDVMIRVQGGGKNGQAGAVRLGLARALVSYNSDLRKTFRDKGFLTRDPRMVERKKYGLKKARRAPQFSKR
- the dnaG gene encoding DNA primase, encoding MIPKDIIEKIKEKNDIVEVISEYVNLQKVGSNYRGLCPFHLETSPSFYVSPTKNIYHCFGCGASGDVIKFVQQIENISYTEAIKKLGERVGITVNFTEEDETRSLYYSFYKQLHQEYIAVLGKSPNIVDYLKKRGFNEREISLYEFGFSPSNSQLPQKVAQRLQISKEMLEKFGFGHSDPFSGRVIIPIKDDYGRVIAFGGRVVGDGVPKYLNSQDTLMFKKTSTLFMLDSAKEYIKEIDYVIICEGYFDVLAFHRAGIKNAVATLGTALTKSHIYKLKKYTNNVILAFDSDSAGIKATLRNIETLLSEKFNVVVANFSKGKDADEVYFKFGSNGLLEALDNSESSEIFVVNVLSREYDLSNPNGVNTFLRNLAKWKNVFEFNPTALDNFYKRIASLLNSEKEVIKSRFSTITADSGKSTIYNAQIEERKVKIPKTEDYLVYIYFNYPDLFKTLDFSPDILEGKAREFFLIAKDLNVSLEQLSKDMGSFVKECLEKIDIEVDEKVLENIKKDLQIRKIEKRIAEIDELIKKSVSTDERNILLNARMELVKQKNMINKSSK